The following coding sequences are from one Hymenobacter sp. DG25A window:
- a CDS encoding sugar phosphate nucleotidyltransferase: MKAVIPVAGIGSRLRPHTHTQPKSLVPVAGNTILGHIIDRLRDAGFEEFVFIIGYLGEKIERYVRREYPDLKSTFVVQEPREGIGHALWLARDTFRHDPDGVLILLGDTIVDIDLPKLLAMPGTVLAVKEVKTPGMFGLVETSSGGRVTKVVEKPKIPKSNYAMVGLYKIAHPERLAEALEYIINEDLRTHGEFQLTDALMRLIQQGEEITTTPVDNWFDCGRKETLLEANARLLNRPEFLARLYPEFPDTIIIPPVSIGKDCQISHSIIGPNVAIGDRTIVKNTILSDSIIGSYSELRSAVMHDCIVGSDASFRGLNHSINIGDNTEIDYS, from the coding sequence ATGAAAGCAGTCATTCCCGTTGCCGGCATTGGGTCGCGCCTGCGGCCCCATACGCACACCCAGCCCAAGTCGCTGGTACCCGTGGCCGGCAACACCATCCTGGGCCACATCATAGACCGTTTGCGCGATGCCGGCTTCGAGGAGTTTGTGTTTATCATTGGCTACCTGGGCGAGAAAATTGAGCGCTACGTGCGCCGCGAATACCCCGATCTGAAGTCCACCTTTGTGGTGCAGGAACCGCGCGAAGGCATTGGGCATGCCCTGTGGCTGGCCCGCGACACCTTCCGCCACGACCCCGACGGTGTGCTGATTCTGCTGGGCGACACCATTGTGGACATTGATCTGCCCAAACTGCTGGCCATGCCCGGTACCGTGCTGGCCGTGAAAGAGGTGAAAACCCCCGGCATGTTTGGCCTGGTAGAAACCAGCAGCGGCGGCCGCGTAACCAAAGTGGTGGAAAAGCCCAAAATCCCCAAGTCCAACTACGCCATGGTGGGCCTGTACAAAATAGCCCACCCCGAGCGCCTGGCCGAAGCCCTGGAGTACATCATAAATGAGGACCTGCGCACCCACGGCGAGTTTCAGCTGACCGACGCGCTGATGCGCCTCATTCAGCAGGGCGAGGAAATTACCACCACGCCGGTAGACAACTGGTTTGACTGCGGCCGCAAGGAAACCCTGCTGGAAGCCAACGCCCGTCTGCTTAACCGCCCCGAGTTCCTGGCCCGCCTCTACCCCGAGTTTCCCGATACCATTATTATTCCGCCGGTCAGCATTGGCAAGGACTGCCAGATTTCGCACTCCATCATTGGCCCCAACGTGGCAATCGGCGACCGGACCATCGTCAAAAACACCATCCTGAGCGACTCCATCATCGGCTCCTACTCCGAGCTGCGCTCCGCCGTGATGCACGACTGCATTGTGGGCTCTGATGCCTCCTTCCGGGGCCTGAACCACAGCATTAATATTGGTGACAATACGGAAATAGATTATAGCTAA
- a CDS encoding LemA family protein, with protein sequence MKRFLLYLAGLVIMLSQSSCGYNSMVQKDQAVKAQWANVQNSYQRRSDLIPNLVNTVKGAANFEKSTLTDVINARAKATSVQLSADQLTPENLKKFQEAQSQVSAGLGRLLAVSENYPDLKANANFQELQAQIEGTENRINVERQKFNTVTNDYNGYIKSFPNNIFAGMFGFAEKPYFEAEAGAQKAPTVQF encoded by the coding sequence ATGAAACGTTTCCTCCTTTATCTGGCCGGTCTGGTCATTATGCTGAGCCAGTCTTCCTGCGGGTACAACTCCATGGTACAGAAAGACCAGGCCGTGAAAGCCCAGTGGGCCAACGTGCAGAACAGCTACCAGCGCCGCTCCGACCTGATTCCCAACTTGGTAAACACCGTGAAAGGCGCCGCCAACTTCGAGAAGTCAACTCTGACCGACGTGATTAATGCCCGCGCCAAGGCTACCAGCGTGCAGCTTTCCGCCGACCAACTCACGCCCGAAAACCTGAAGAAATTCCAGGAAGCCCAAAGCCAGGTATCAGCCGGTCTAGGCCGCTTGCTGGCCGTATCGGAAAACTATCCGGATCTGAAAGCCAACGCCAACTTCCAGGAGCTGCAGGCGCAGATTGAAGGCACCGAAAACCGCATTAACGTGGAGCGGCAGAAGTTTAACACCGTGACCAACGACTATAACGGCTACATTAAATCTTTCCCCAATAACATCTTTGCGGGTATGTTTGGCTTCGCCGAAAAGCCCTACTTTGAGGCGGAAGCCGGTGCGCAGAAAGCGCCTACCGTACAATTTTAA